One genomic window of Punica granatum isolate Tunisia-2019 chromosome 1, ASM765513v2, whole genome shotgun sequence includes the following:
- the LOC116205023 gene encoding protein kinase PINOID: MIETRRVDSDGELSSISSSNMDSLGRLSRSSMSSSSFSRLSFDCAAPSGLLLDAGDGIALKPHRSSSDSAYSAMLRRSTRLGFRDFRLHRRIGAGDIGTVFLCSLNRKNRGSASEGDDDGDVAATCYYAMKVVDKEAVEKKQKSERAEMERRILKMVDHPFLPTLYAEFEASHFSCIVMEFCPGGDLHSLRHKQPRKRFSLSSARFYAAEVLVALEYLHMLGIIYRDLKPENVLVRSDGHIMLSDFDLSLCSDAVPAVESPPSFSLDPSPSPSQPYTHRYRTPFSCLPNYNRLFRSRKIQNLTPNRLFVAEPVAARSCSFVGTHEYVAPEVASGGSHGNAVDWWAFGIFVYELIYGRTPFAGASNKATLRNIVEKPLSFPGDAPASTSEMHARELISGLLCKDPAKRLGSKRGSADVKKHPFFKGLNFALIRSLTPPEIPGSMRRQPTTSLYRRQLTAFDYF, from the exons ATGATAGAGACTCGCCGTGTTGATTCCGACGGTGAACTCAGCAGCATAAGTAGCAGCAACATGGACAGCCTCGGCCGCCTCAGCCGTTCCTCGAtgagcagcagcagcttcaGCCGCCTCTCCTTCGACTGCGCCGCGCCCTCCGGCCTCCTCCTCGACGCCGGCGATGGCATCGCGCTGAAGCCCCACCGGTCCTCCTCCGACTCGGCCTACTCCGCCATGCTCCGCCGCAGCACTCGCCTCGGGTTCCGGGACTTCCGCCTTCACCGCCGCATCGGGGCCGGGGACATCGGAACCGTGTTCCTCTGCAGCCTCAACAGGAAGAACCGGGGCAGCGCCTCCGAGGGCGACGACGACGGCGATGTCGCGGCGACCTGCTACTACGCGATGAAGGTGGTGGACAAGGAAGCAGTcgagaagaagcagaagagcGAGAGGGCGGAGATGGAGCGGAGGATCCTGAAGATGGTGGACCACCCTTTCCTCCCGACTCTGTACGCCGAGTTCGAGGCGTCCCATTTCTCCTGCATTGTCATGGAGTTCTGCCCCGGCGGAGACCTCCACTCCCTCCGCCACAAGCAGCCCCGCAAGCGCTTCTCCCTCTCCTCCGCCCG ATTTTATGCAGCGGAGGTGCTGGTGGCGTTAGAGTACCTACACATGCTAGGGATTATCTACAGGGACCTGAAGCCCGAGAATGTATTAGTCCGATCGGACGGTCACATCATGCTCTCCGACTTCGACCTCTCCCTCTGCTCTGACGCTGTCCCGGCCGTCGAATCCCCACCGTCGTTCTCCCTGGACCCCTCGCCCTCACCCTCCCAGCCCTACACCCACCGTTACCGGACCCCTTTCTCCTGCCTCCCTAATTACAACCGCCTCTTCCGGTCCCGCAAGATCCAGAACCTCACCCCGAACCGCCTCTTCGTGGCCGAGCCCGTCGCCGCCCGGTCCTGCTCCTTCGTCGGAACACACGAGTACGTCGCCCCGGAGGTGGCATCCGGCGGGTCGCACGGGAATGCTGTCGACTGGTGGGCCTTCGGCATCTTCGTCTACGAGTTGATTTATGGGCGCACCCCTTTCGCTGGCGCATCCAACAAGGCCACGCTGCGGAACATCGTCGAGAAGCCCCTGAGCTTCCCCGGCGACGCCCCTGCCAGCACGTCGGAGATGCATGCGCGGGAACTAATCTCCGGGCTGCTGTGCAAGGACCCGGCAAAGAGGCTCGGGTCGAAGCGGGGATCCGCCGACGTGAAGAAGCACCCGTTCTTCAAGGGCCTGAACTTCGCCCTCATCCGGTCGTTGACTCCGCCGGAGATCCCCGGGTCAATGAGGAGGCAGCCGACGACGTCGTTGTACAGGAGGCAGTTGACGGCGTTTGACTACTTTTGA